From Lutra lutra chromosome 14, mLutLut1.2, whole genome shotgun sequence, a single genomic window includes:
- the GHITM gene encoding growth hormone-inducible transmembrane protein, whose amino-acid sequence MLAARFVCLRTLPSRVFQPAFTKASPIVKNSITKNQWLLTPSRQYATKTRVGIRRGKTGQELKEAAMEPSVEKIFKIDQMGRWFIAGGAAVGLGALCYYGLGMSNEIGAIEKAVIWPQYVKDRIHSTYMYLAGSIGLTALSALAVSRTPVLMNFMMRGSWVTIGATFAAMIGAGMMVQSIPYDQSPGPKHLAWLLHSGIMGAVVAPLTILGGPLLIRAAWYTAGIVGGLSTVAMCAPSEKFLNMGAPLGVGLGLVFVSSLGSMFLPPTTVAGATLYSVAIYGGLALFSMFLLYDTQKVIKRAEIIPAYGIQKYDPINSMLGIYMDTLNIFMRVASILATGSNRKK is encoded by the exons ATGCTGGCCGCAAGATTTGTGTGTCTCCGGACACTCCCTTCCAGGGTCTTCCAGCCAGCTTTCACTAAGGCCTCGCCTATTGTGAAGAATTCCATCACGAAGAATCAATGGCTCTTAACACCCAGCCGG CAATATGCCACCAAGACAAGAGTTGGGATCCGGCGCGGGAAAACTGGTCAAGAACTTAAGGAGGCAGCAATGGAACCAtcagtggaaaaaatatttaaaa TTGATCAGATGGGAAGATGGTTTATTGCTGGAGGGGCTGCTGTTGGTCTTGGAGCATTGTGCTACTATGGCTTGGGAATGTCTAATGAGATTGGAGCTATTGAAAAAGCTGT AATTTGGCCTCAGTATGTGAAGGATAGAATTCATTCTACCTATATGTATTTAGCAGGAAGTATTGGTTTAACAGCTTTGTCCGCCCTGGCAGTGAGCAGAACTCCTGTTCTCATGAACTTCATGATGAGAGGCTCTTGGGTG ACGATTGGTGCAACCTTTGCAGCCATGATTGGAGCTGGAATGATGGTACAATCAATACCATATGACCAGAGCCCAGGCCCAAAGCATCTTGCTTGGTTACTACATTCTG GTATAATGGGTGCAGTGGTGGCTCCACTGACGATATTAGGGGGGCCTCTTCTCATCAGAGCTGCGTGGTATACAGCAGGCATTGTGGGAGGCCTCTCCACTGTGGCCATGTGCGCACCCAGTGAGAAGTTTCTGAACATGGGAGCACCCCTGGGAGTGGGCCTGGGTCTCGTCTTCGTATCCTCACTGG GATCTATGTTTCTTCCACCTACCACTGTAGCTGGTGCCACTTTGTACTCAGTGGCAATTTATGGTGGATTAGCTCTCTTCAGTATGTTTCTTCTGTATGATACACAGAAAGTAATCAAGCGTGCAGAAATAATACCAGCATATGGAATTCAAAAATATGATCCCATCAATTC gatgctgggaatcTACATggatacattaaatatatttatgcgAGTTGCCAGTATTCTAGCAACtggaagcaacagaaagaaatga